The genomic window TCTAAACCTGTACTTTTGTTATCGTTACAAGCCGAAAGCATCGCTACAGAAGCCAGTAAGCTAAATGCCCCTAAAACAATTCTATTCTTATTCATAGCTAAGATACTTCCTTTCATTATGTTTAACTTCTAAAGCACCTGCTCCTTTTAAAAGTTCGTCAATTTTATCGTGTTCAGTATTTTGCTTTGCATCAATCGCAATGATGAAACGATCATCAGTTGCACGTAAGTCCATCACTCTCGGCGCTCTTCCTGGAAACAAGTGGGTAGAGGCATAATAAGAACCTACTAAACCAAATGCACAGAATAGAATAGTTAACTCGAAAGTAATTGGAATAAAATCTGGCAAAGCAAAGTGCGTTTTACCACCAATGTTAACTGGCCAATCTACCGCTGTAGCTAAATAAACACCAGTAAGCATGGTTATTGTACCTGTAATTCCGAAAAAGAAAGCAGCTATATCTAGCCTAGATCTTTTAACGCCTAATTTTGCCTCGATACCGTGAATAGGCATTGGAGTATAAACATCATAAATAGCGATGTTATTTTCCTGCAATTTCTCGATGCCGTGCAGCATCTCATCAGGATCACCAAAACTGCCTAAAATATATTTGATATTACTCATTGTTATATTTTTGCGTAATCTTCTTGTTTAACACTATCAAATTTCTCTAAAGACTCTACGTACTCAGCTACGTGTTCTTTATCTAAATGACCTTCTTTGATCAATTTCATTTTAGACTGCTCACTTGCAGTTTTCAATATCATTTTAACCTCCGCAATGGCGATAGAAGGTAACACTCTTAAGAACAATAGGAATAAGGTAAAGAATACACCTATTGAGCCAACAAACACGCCCACATCTACCCACGATGGATAGAACATTGTCCAGCTTGATGGGATATAATCACGGTGTAATGAAGTTACAATGATTACGAAACGCTCGAACCACATACCTATGTTTACTACAATAGATAAAATCCAAGTAGCTGGGATGCTTAAACGAACTTTTTTGAACCACAACAACTGTGGAGAGATTACGTTACAAGTCATCATCATCCAATAAGCCCACCAGTATGGTCCTGTTGCACGGTTAATGAACGCATATTGCTCATATTGTGACCCAGAGTACCAAGCGATGAAGAACTCCGTTAAATAAGCCACACCTACAATCGAGCCTGTCAAGATGATAATCTTATTCATTGATTCGATGTGGAACATCGTGATATAGTTTTCTAAACCTAATACTTTACGTACAACCAACATTAGGGTTAATACCATCGCGAAACCTGAGAAGATCGCACCCGCAACGAAGTAAGGAGGGAAAATGGTAGTGTGCCATCCCGGAATTACCGAAGTTGCAAAGTCCATTGATACAATAGTGTGTACCGAAAGTACCAGTGGTGTAGAAATACCTGCTAAGATTAATGATACCGCCTCGAAACGTTGCCAAGTTTTAACACTTCCTGTCCATCCGAAAGAAAAGATAGTATAAATCTTTTTACGCATTCCAGTTGCTCTATCTCTAATTGTTGCGATATCTGGCAATAAACCTGTGTACCAGAATAATAATGATACAGAGAAATAAGTTGAGATCGCAAACATATCCCATACCAATGGAGAGTTAAAGTTTACCCAAAGTGAACCAAATTGATTTGGTAAAGGTAATACCCAATAAGCTAACCATGGACGGCCCATGTGTGATACAACGTAGGTAGCGGCACAAATAACGGCGAAAATTGTCATCGCCTCTGCCGAACGGTTGATGGAGTTACGCCAGTTTTGACGGAAGAGTAATAATACTGCTGAAATTAATGTTCCAGCGTGACCAATACCTACCCACCATACGAAACCGGTGATATCCCAAGCCCAACCTACTGTTTTATTTAATCCCCAAGCACCAATACCAAACCAGAAGGTGTAACCTACAGAAACGATCCATAGGGTAGCGCCGCATAGTGCTAGGATAAATCCGATCCACCATGCCCTGTTTGGCTTATTTTCTACCGGCGATAGGATCTCTTCCGTAATTTGTGCATACGTAATGTCCTTGCCGGTAATTAATGGTTCTCTTAAAATTGATTCGCTATGTCCTGACATAATTTATATTGCTGTAAGTAAAGCCTAAGCGTGTACTTCTTTTGTTGTTGAATCTATATTTCTAATCTTAGTCATGTAACCAATTCCTGGCTCAACGTTGATCTCTTCTAATACGTAATAAGTACGCTCGCTACGTAGGGCTTTAGAAACTTCCGAGTTAGGATCGTTTTTATCACCGAAGATAATTGCGTTGGCAGAACAAGCTTGTTGACAAGCCATTTTGATATCGCCATCTTTCAATGCACGTTTTTCTAATTTGGCAGTTAACTTACCAGCTTGGATACGTTGGATACACATCGAACATTTTTCCATTACACCACGTGAACGTGTGGTAACATCAGGGTTCAATACTAATTGTGTAAATTCATTGTTCAAATAGTTATCGAAACGTGAATCGTTCCAGTAGTTGAACCAGTTGAAACGACGAACTTTGTATGGACAGTTGTTTGCACAGTAACGTGTACCTACGCAACGGTTATAAGCCATGTGGTTTAAGCCGTCTGATGAGTGTACTGTTGCCAATACTGGACATACCGTTTCGCAAGGTGCGTGATCACAATGTTGACACAACATTGGTTGGTGCACTACAGAAACATTCTCTAAGTTATCTAAGTGAGCAATTTCTTTCTCTTCAGTTACTGCACCATGTTGCTCATCGTTAAAGCTATAGTAACGATCGATACGTAACCAGTGCATCTCACGACGACGACGAACCTCGTCTTTACCAACAACTGGAATGTTATTTTCTACGTTACAAGCAACGATACACGAACCACAACCTGTACAAGCATTCAAATCGATTGCCATTACCCAGTTGTTACCCAACATTTCGTGTTTATCGGTAGTCCACAAATCATAAACTTTGTGTTTGTGGTGGTTACCTGAACCAGCAGCTGGATCTTTTAAGAAATCCTTGAAGCTAGCTTCACGTACGATATTTCTACCCTCGAAAGAGTAGTGAGTTTGTGTTTGTGCTAATTCTTCCCAACGGCCAGTACCCGTTAAAGTTGCAGTAGTTGCATATTTTAAAGTACCGTTGGTATACGTTACAAATGGGAAAGCATTTTTACCTACGTTGTTACCAGCTTTACCAGCCTTTGTACGTCCGTAACCTAAAGCTACAGAAGCAGTACCCATTGCTTGGCCTGGTTGGAACAATACTGGCAAATCTACCGTATAACCATTTTCAGCTTTAATGCTTACTACATCAAATTCCTTGTAACCTAACTTCTCAGCCTGACGAGGATTTAAAGCTACATAGTTATCCCAAGTTACTTTGGTTACCGGACAAGGGAACTCTTGCAAGAATGCATTGTTCGCTTGTTTACCATCACGCATTGGAATGCTTTCGAAAATCTGAAGCTCGATATCTTTCTTCAATGCTTTGCTGCTTGCTACGATAGCCGCTGCTACTGCATCTAAAGATAGAGTGAAACCATAGCTACCTGCTGCTTTTGGCGCAGAAGCGATTACACCTGTTTGTAAAACATCTTCCCAAGTTTTACCTGCTGCTGGTAAAATATTTTTCTCCCAGTAGTTACGTACATATTGGTAGTAATCTTGTACAGGAGCATCAGCCCAAGTTAGCAAGCTTTGCTCCGCCTGACGAGAGTTGAAAACTGGATTGATAGTAGGTTGAACGATAGAATAGAAACCTTCGTAAGTATTGGCATCGCCCCAAGCCTCTAAATAGTTTGGCGTAATTGCTACTACATCAGAAAGGTCTGACGTTTCATCTTCTCTATCAGAGAAAGAAACTTTCAAAGCAACTTTAGCTAAACCATCAGTAAAGGCTTTTACGTTGATGGCATCGTAAGCTGGGTTTGAGTTCAAGAAAAACACCGCACCAACTTCACCTTTGTTCATTTCGTCAACTAATAATGCAAATTCAGCATCATTGCCTTCGTAACGTTTACAAGGGTTATCTAAATCGATAGTAGTACCGTAGCTACCAATAGCCACGTTAATTGCGTTTACTAAAGTTTGAACAGAAACATCGTTAGAACCAGCTACTACAACCGCCTTACCTTTGTTCTGTAATAATTCTTTAGCTACTAATTTGATTGCTTTATCAGCAGTTGCGTTATCTGGCAAGCCAGCACCTGGCAAACTAGCACCAGTAATTGCATTGTATAAAGCGATTAACGCAGGTCCTTCTTCAGATAATTTTAAAGCAATACGAGTATCAGCATTAGTACCTGTTAAACTCATACCAGCTTCAAACTGGAAGTGACGAGACATTTTCTTTTTCTCTAACGATTTGTAATCTCTGTTAGAAGTGTATTGAGCAGTAAATTCTTCGCCGCTAATCCAAGTTCCTAAGAAATCGGCTGCAAAGCTTACAATTAAATCTGCTTTATCGAAGTTGTATTTTGGCAACACTGCTTTACCAAAGCTATTCTCGTTAGCTTTGATGATACCAGTGTAAGAAATTGGATCGTATTGAACCAATTTAGTAGTAGGATATTTTGCTGTAAACTCGGTTACTACCGCTTTAGCCGAAGGGCTGTTTAAAGAACTTGCTACTATACGAATTTGTTTACCCGAAGCTTGTACTTTGTTCAGTTCGCCTTTAACGAATTTATCCAAATCTGCCCAAGTAGTTTCATCCTTTTTTAATAACGGAGTTTTAAGCTTAGATACATCATACAAATCTAAAACCGAAGCTTGAGCTTGTGCATCAGTACCACGACTAAACGCTCCTGCATTTGGATTTACCTCAATTTTAATTGGACGACCTACCACAGTTTTTACCATTACACTGTTTCCTTTGAAACTAGAAACATAATAGTTAGGAATACCTGGAGTTACCTCTTCTGGTCTAACTAAGTAAGGGATTGATTTGTGTACTTGTTGCTTTTTGACACGCAGCTAAAGTTACAGCACCTAAACCAAAACCTAATGCCTTTAAAAAGTCACGGCGTGGGGTAACTGTACTTAATCCTGCTTCACTTAAAACATCTTCTATTGGAAGCGGCTCGGCAAATTCGCTTTTGTTGTTTTCAACAAACTCGGGAGTTTTGTTCAACTCCTCCAAACCTTTCCAGTATTTTTTGTTGCTTTCCATTTAAGCTATATTACTGTTTATCGAACGTTCTTAAAAAACTCTATTAATTAATAGTGGCACTTACCACACTCTAAACCGCCTAACAATGCTGGTGTAATTTTCTCACCTTTTTTGATTTTTTCGTGAGCTGCAATTACGTTAGCATAGAAAGCATCGTTTTTCTTATTAGAAATATCTGCTTCTCTGTGGCAATTGATACACCATTTCATAGTTAATGGAGAGTATTGATAAACCTCTTCCATGGTATTAACCGGACCGTGACAAGCGAAACAAACTGGGTCTTTAGGATTTAAACCTGCCTCTTTACGGATAGCTTCTTCGCCTACCACTACGTGTTGAGAGTGGTTAAAGTAAGCGAAATCTGGCAAGTTGTGTACACGTACCCACTCAATCGGCTTCTCTTTAGTTTTGTCGTAAGTTTGAGTTTCTGGATTGTAACCCAAAGCGTTATAGATTTTTTGAATTTCTGGAGAAATCAAACCATCATCTGTTCTTGCCTGTACGTTTTTATGACAGTTCATACAAACGTTTAACGAAGGAATAGTTGAGTTTTTTGATTTGAATGCACCAGTATGGCAGTACTGACAATCGATTTGATTGATACCAGCGTGTAACTCGTGAGAGAATTTAATTGGTTGTGTTGGCTGGTAACCAGTGTGAACGCCAGTGTTCCACATACCCATCCAACCGAATGAACCTAAAACAATCACTAAACACAACACCGTAAAGAATACAAACTTCTTGTTTTTGAACAAGCCTTTTACACCAGTTGCAAAAGAAACACTTTCTTCTTCTACAGCAATGCCTTGTTTTTCTAAGATTAAGCGCTCTAACATTTTAACCGCTCTGCCCAACACTACCAATACCACAATAGATAGTACAATGATAGCAATTACACCAGCGATAGAAAGTCCAGAAACACCTTCGTCTTTAACTTCTGCACCTGGCACAACAGCAGGTTTAGGCTCGCCCTCTTTGGCATAAGCAATGATGTTCTTGATTTGATCATCAGTTAATGTAGGGAATGCTGTCATTTCTGACGGCGAGTATTTCGAAGCCTCGATAGCCTGCGCATTACCCGATGCAATTAAAGCCTGATTGTTTCTGATCCAAGGAATCAAGAACGATTCGTCTCGCTCGTTCATCTTTGGAGTTAAGGCAGGACCAGCATTTGGCGCATCAAGAGCGTGACAAGAAGCACACTTCGACTTAAATAAAGTTCTTCCCTCTACCACATCTTGCGCTTTCGATACATTTACAGTTAAAAAAGATAGTGCAGCTACTACTAATGTTGCTTTTCTAAGTTTTTTAAGTCCGAATGAGATATTCCTCATAATGAGTATTTTATGCTTTATTTTGAAATATAATTGTTAATCTAAGTGATGAATGATGATTTACCTCTCAGAAATAATTGGACAAAAGTAAGCTTTATTAAGATACCAATGACATATTAATGACAGTGAAATACAATTTATAATCATTCTAAACAAATGCATTTTTATGTGCTAGAACTAAATAAATCAGCGATTTTTCACAAAATCGCTGACTCACTTAGGGTTAATTTTACACCCCAATATTTTGAAATTAAATTATTGTTTTAAAATCCAAGCAAACATTAATGGTGCTACAATTGTAGCATCGCTTTCTACGATAAATTTTGGTGTGTGGATATCTAATTTGCCCCAGGTAATTTTCTCATTAGGAACTGCGCCAGAATAAGAGCCATACGAAGTAGTAGAATCTGAAATCTGACAGAAATAGCTCCAGAAAGGAATGTTTTCCATCTCCATATCTTGATAAAGCATTGGCACTACACATATAGGAAAATCTCCTGCAATACCTCCCCCAATTTGAAAGAAGCCAATTCCTTTACCTTCAGAATTTTTCACGTACCAATCTGCCAACCAGCCCATGTATTCGATACCGCTTTTCATGGTAGTGGCCTTAAATTCGTTCTTAATTACATAAGAAGCGAAAATGTTACCCATGGTACTATCTTCCCATCCTGGCACTACAATTGGCAAGTTTTTCTCTGCCGCAGCTAACATCCAAGAATTTTTAGGGTCAATTTCGTAGTACTGCTCCAACACGCCACTGTTTAACATTTTGTACATAAACTCATGCGGGAAGTAACGCTCGCCTTTATCATCGGCATCTTTCCAAATGGCGTGGATATGTTTTTGCAAACGACGGAAAGCTTCTTCTTCTGGAATACAAGTATCTGTAACGCGGTTGTAGTGGTTCTCTAACAAATCCCACTCGTCTTGTGGACTTAAATCGCGATAGTTAGGCACTCTTTTATAGTGTGAATGAGCAACCAAGTTCATGATATCCTCTTCTAAGTTAGCTCCTGTACAAGAAATAATTGAAACTTTATCTTGTCTAATCATTTCCGCTAACGAAATACCCAACTCGGCGGTACTCATCGCTCCAGCAAGGGTAATCATCATTTTACCGCCCTCATCTAAATGCGTTTCGTAACCTTTAGCCGCATCCATCATTGCCGCAGCGTTAAAATGGAGGTAGTTCGTCTCCATGAATTTCGATATTGGTCCTCTATTTACACTCATTTTATATTCATTTTGTTTTCGCCGCAAAAGTACAAATTGATTTACGATTTTAGGTTTACGATTTACGATTTGACGCAAAACACTAAAAATAGCACTACAGTTAAGCAGTTTTACGATTAACCGATTAAGCTTAATAAAATGCGTAGATTTGTCTAAAACCCTTTATTCATGAACTCAAACCCCTCTGATTTTAGCAAAGCAAATGCTACAGTGTTCCCTATTTTATTTGCTTTAAGTTTTTCGCACCTACTTAACGACACCATTCAATCTTTAATTCCAGCCATTTATCCGTTGGTTAAAAACTCTTACCATCTTACTTTTTCACAGATTGGCCTAATCACGCTAACTTTTCAACTAGCTGCGTCTCTTTTTCAGCCCTTTGTTGGCTTATATACTGATAAAAAACCTCAGCCTTACTCCTTAGCCATAGGTATGGGCTTTACTTTAATGGGTTTAATTACACTTTCGTTATCAAACAGCTTTTATTTGATCTTATTTTCGGTGGCGTTAGTTGGCACTGGCTCCTCTATTTTTCATCCCGAGGCTTCGAGAATGGCACATGCCGCATCTGGCGGGAAACGAGGATTGGCACAATCGGTATTTCAATTGGGAGGCAACGCTGGAAGTTCAATTGGGCCACTTTTAGCCGCTTGGATCATTGTTCCAAAAGGACAGTTTGGCGTAATTTGGTTCTCAGTGATAGCTTTACTAGCAATTATGGTGCTAAGCTAT from Pedobacter sp. SL55 includes these protein-coding regions:
- a CDS encoding DUF3341 domain-containing protein; this encodes MSNIKYILGSFGDPDEMLHGIEKLQENNIAIYDVYTPMPIHGIEAKLGVKRSRLDIAAFFFGITGTITMLTGVYLATAVDWPVNIGGKTHFALPDFIPITFELTILFCAFGLVGSYYASTHLFPGRAPRVMDLRATDDRFIIAIDAKQNTEHDKIDELLKGAGALEVKHNERKYLSYE
- the nrfD gene encoding NrfD/PsrC family molybdoenzyme membrane anchor subunit, whose protein sequence is MSGHSESILREPLITGKDITYAQITEEILSPVENKPNRAWWIGFILALCGATLWIVSVGYTFWFGIGAWGLNKTVGWAWDITGFVWWVGIGHAGTLISAVLLLFRQNWRNSINRSAEAMTIFAVICAATYVVSHMGRPWLAYWVLPLPNQFGSLWVNFNSPLVWDMFAISTYFSVSLLFWYTGLLPDIATIRDRATGMRKKIYTIFSFGWTGSVKTWQRFEAVSLILAGISTPLVLSVHTIVSMDFATSVIPGWHTTIFPPYFVAGAIFSGFAMVLTLMLVVRKVLGLENYITMFHIESMNKIIILTGSIVGVAYLTEFFIAWYSGSQYEQYAFINRATGPYWWAYWMMMTCNVISPQLLWFKKVRLSIPATWILSIVVNIGMWFERFVIIVTSLHRDYIPSSWTMFYPSWVDVGVFVGSIGVFFTLFLLFLRVLPSIAIAEVKMILKTASEQSKMKLIKEGHLDKEHVAEYVESLEKFDSVKQEDYAKI
- a CDS encoding c-type cytochrome codes for the protein MRNISFGLKKLRKATLVVAALSFLTVNVSKAQDVVEGRTLFKSKCASCHALDAPNAGPALTPKMNERDESFLIPWIRNNQALIASGNAQAIEASKYSPSEMTAFPTLTDDQIKNIIAYAKEGEPKPAVVPGAEVKDEGVSGLSIAGVIAIIVLSIVVLVVLGRAVKMLERLILEKQGIAVEEESVSFATGVKGLFKNKKFVFFTVLCLVIVLGSFGWMGMWNTGVHTGYQPTQPIKFSHELHAGINQIDCQYCHTGAFKSKNSTIPSLNVCMNCHKNVQARTDDGLISPEIQKIYNALGYNPETQTYDKTKEKPIEWVRVHNLPDFAYFNHSQHVVVGEEAIRKEAGLNPKDPVCFACHGPVNTMEEVYQYSPLTMKWCINCHREADISNKKNDAFYANVIAAHEKIKKGEKITPALLGGLECGKCHY
- a CDS encoding deoxyhypusine synthase family protein, with protein sequence MSVNRGPISKFMETNYLHFNAAAMMDAAKGYETHLDEGGKMMITLAGAMSTAELGISLAEMIRQDKVSIISCTGANLEEDIMNLVAHSHYKRVPNYRDLSPQDEWDLLENHYNRVTDTCIPEEEAFRRLQKHIHAIWKDADDKGERYFPHEFMYKMLNSGVLEQYYEIDPKNSWMLAAAEKNLPIVVPGWEDSTMGNIFASYVIKNEFKATTMKSGIEYMGWLADWYVKNSEGKGIGFFQIGGGIAGDFPICVVPMLYQDMEMENIPFWSYFCQISDSTTSYGSYSGAVPNEKITWGKLDIHTPKFIVESDATIVAPLMFAWILKQ